The following proteins come from a genomic window of Micromonospora echinofusca:
- a CDS encoding GNAT family N-acetyltransferase, producing MTEPRIAPADVADAGEILTVQRAAFLTEAQHYADPFLPPLTETLDEVRAALAGPATVLTARLGDRLVGSVRAHVDGDTAHVGRLSVAPDQQGRGVGGRLLRAVEAACAARVRRFALLTGADSAQNLRLYQRHGYRVVGHRPDANGIRLALLEKTRVSPARSDA from the coding sequence ATCACCGAGCCGCGCATCGCCCCCGCCGACGTCGCCGACGCCGGCGAGATCCTCACCGTGCAGCGCGCCGCGTTCCTCACCGAGGCACAGCACTACGCGGACCCGTTCCTGCCCCCGCTGACCGAGACCCTGGACGAGGTGCGGGCCGCGCTGGCGGGGCCGGCGACGGTGCTCACCGCCCGGCTCGGCGACCGGTTGGTCGGTTCCGTCCGGGCGCACGTCGACGGCGACACCGCGCACGTGGGTCGGCTCTCCGTCGCCCCCGACCAGCAGGGCCGGGGCGTCGGCGGGCGGCTGCTGCGCGCCGTGGAGGCGGCCTGTGCCGCCCGGGTACGCCGCTTCGCGCTCCTCACGGGCGCCGACAGCGCACAGAACCTGCGGCTGTACCAGCGGCACGGCTACCGGGTCGTCGGGCACCGGCCGGACGCGAACGGCATCCGGCTCGCCCTGCTGGAGAAGACGCGGGTCAGTCCCGCTCGCAGCGACGCCTGA
- a CDS encoding SRPBCC family protein, giving the protein MRFEAGTEVAAEAGRVWAVLVDVERWPEWTPSVRRARRGEAGPLAVGATARLEQPKLRPAVWRVTELTEGRSFSWVSGSPGVRTLGEHRVLPLPGGRSRVELAITQTGPLAGPVGWLYGDLMRRYLRQEADGLRRRCERD; this is encoded by the coding sequence ATGCGGTTCGAGGCCGGTACGGAGGTGGCCGCCGAGGCCGGACGGGTCTGGGCGGTGCTGGTGGACGTCGAGCGGTGGCCGGAGTGGACGCCCTCGGTGCGCCGGGCGCGACGGGGGGAGGCCGGGCCGCTCGCGGTGGGCGCCACCGCCCGGCTGGAGCAGCCGAAGCTGCGACCGGCGGTGTGGCGGGTCACCGAGCTGACGGAGGGGCGGTCGTTCTCCTGGGTGTCGGGCAGCCCGGGGGTGCGCACCCTCGGCGAGCACCGGGTGCTGCCGCTGCCCGGCGGGCGCAGCCGCGTCGAGCTGGCCATCACGCAGACCGGGCCGCTGGCCGGGCCCGTCGGCTGGCTCTACGGCGACCTGATGCGCCGCTACCTGCGACAGGAGGCCGACGGGCTCAGGCGTCGCTGCGAGCGGGACTGA